The following proteins are encoded in a genomic region of Nicoliella spurrieriana:
- a CDS encoding helix-turn-helix domain-containing protein, which translates to MDKKSDSYKQAFAKNFNRELVNSRLKKKDVAKRLGVSNTTITNWSQGKQVPEGHNLNKLADLFQIAPKTLNNTYTDEELMKLHDELFFNLLGEFDRGTKLADFQIKRDEAFEKQHPETMVYDYLSDDMEPTIPKDSVLDVDSHCQLQNGMIGLFWLKTHRSASPSFTPHVAKRVWFNDDKTWTLVNDNYHHLERIIVPDLNTHHLYDPVDSPLYVNLIGVVTGYRHRFYN; encoded by the coding sequence ATGGATAAAAAGAGCGATTCATATAAACAAGCGTTTGCAAAGAACTTCAATCGCGAACTCGTTAATTCACGACTGAAGAAGAAGGACGTTGCCAAGCGCCTGGGGGTGTCTAACACAACGATTACTAATTGGTCGCAGGGAAAACAGGTTCCAGAAGGTCATAATTTAAATAAGTTGGCAGATTTGTTCCAAATTGCGCCCAAAACCTTGAATAATACCTACACTGATGAAGAATTAATGAAGCTGCATGACGAATTGTTTTTTAATTTGTTAGGTGAATTTGATCGGGGAACTAAACTGGCTGACTTTCAGATCAAACGCGATGAAGCATTTGAAAAACAACATCCCGAGACCATGGTTTATGATTACTTAAGCGATGATATGGAACCAACGATCCCAAAGGATTCGGTATTAGATGTTGATTCGCACTGTCAGCTGCAAAATGGCATGATTGGCTTATTTTGGTTAAAGACGCATCGATCCGCATCACCTTCATTTACTCCCCATGTCGCCAAGCGGGTCTGGTTCAATGATGATAAAACATGGACGTTAGTGAATGATAATTACCATCACCTGGAAAGAATTATCGTTCCTGATTTAAATACCCACCATCTCTATGATCCGGTTGATAGTCCATTATATGTCAATTTAATCGGGGTAGTTACCGGTTATCGCCACCGCTTTTATAACTAA
- a CDS encoding HigA family addiction module antitoxin — protein MSNEVEYEDIIAFHPGSYIEDIINDLNITQNEFAERIGVSSKTISKIINGEDRITSVTANKLDKATGVSYKTWNRLQSIYDEKILEIKDRKKYDEEKRVCSLIDMGTLKDNNFVNNKKRYKVSEKITEIRRKLILSDLTKLYDFNSLVSYRKSDSLTNKKKSIVNSNVMLEFASNEARNKTDTRYSKAKLRQALPKIKGLIIEPNESFYLKLKDILLKCGIVLIAMPSLKGAGLNGATKKFKNGSVLLLITDRKKTSDIFWFSLAHELGHIIYEDFSSNTTDKIEYENQERKADDFASNFLIPNTEYNSFIETNLFNEHSIKEFSEREKVLPGIVVGRLQKDNKIKYDKFNYLKTKYYIHGY, from the coding sequence ATGAGTAATGAAGTAGAATATGAAGATATTATAGCGTTCCATCCTGGATCATATATTGAAGATATTATTAATGATTTAAATATAACTCAAAATGAATTTGCTGAAAGGATAGGTGTATCTAGTAAGACTATTAGTAAAATTATTAATGGTGAGGATAGAATTACAAGCGTGACTGCTAATAAGCTTGACAAAGCTACAGGTGTATCATATAAAACGTGGAATAGACTACAATCTATTTATGATGAAAAAATTTTAGAGATTAAAGATAGGAAAAAATATGATGAAGAGAAAAGAGTCTGTTCTCTTATTGATATGGGCACCTTAAAAGACAATAACTTTGTTAATAATAAAAAAAGATATAAAGTTTCAGAAAAGATTACCGAGATAAGGAGAAAGTTAATATTATCTGACTTAACTAAATTGTACGATTTTAATTCTTTAGTTAGTTATAGAAAATCTGATAGTTTAACTAATAAAAAAAAGTCTATAGTTAATTCTAATGTTATGTTAGAGTTTGCTAGTAATGAAGCTAGAAATAAGACTGATACTAGATATAGTAAGGCAAAGTTAAGACAAGCATTACCTAAAATAAAAGGATTAATAATTGAACCTAACGAGTCTTTTTATTTGAAACTAAAAGATATTTTATTAAAATGTGGAATTGTTCTAATTGCTATGCCAAGTTTAAAAGGTGCTGGTTTAAATGGTGCAACTAAGAAATTTAAAAACGGTAGCGTACTTTTATTAATTACTGATAGAAAAAAAACATCAGATATTTTTTGGTTTTCACTTGCTCATGAATTAGGACACATCATATATGAGGACTTTAGTTCAAATACTACTGATAAAATAGAGTATGAAAATCAAGAGAGAAAAGCTGATGATTTTGCATCAAACTTTTTAATTCCAAATACAGAATACAATAGCTTTATAGAAACTAATCTTTTTAATGAACATTCTATAAAAGAATTTTCAGAAAGAGAAAAAGTTTTACCTGGTATAGTAGTTGGAAGATTACAAAAAGACAATAAAATAAAATATGATAAATTTAATTATTTAAAAACTAAATATTATATTCATGGATATTAA
- a CDS encoding phosphate/phosphite/phosphonate ABC transporter substrate-binding protein, translating to MKFFKKVAAASVLLLSAVLLTACGGKSSNGSGDYTPKKLTVQFVPSSNANTMEAKAKPLAGLLSKQLGIPVNVSVSTDYNTIVEAMGSKKVDVGFLPPDAYVLAHKQYNAKVLLQALRYNRTEPDDKTGKKLVNYYRAQILVHKGSGIKNLKQLKGKKIAVQDTTSTAGWVYPAVEMLKHGVNINKDNIKTVQVKGHDQGVLSVYNKNTDAAFVFQGARTLVTKDAPDVMKEVVPIYTTGKIPNDTITVRGDMSKKWQKKIADAFKKIVKTKKGHEIMSSVYSHEGYVNAKDSDFNSIRKYDKIAEELNK from the coding sequence ATGAAGTTCTTTAAGAAAGTGGCGGCAGCCAGTGTGCTTTTATTGAGTGCAGTGTTATTGACCGCCTGTGGGGGCAAGTCTTCAAATGGTTCAGGAGATTATACGCCTAAGAAATTGACTGTTCAATTTGTGCCTTCATCAAATGCAAATACCATGGAAGCAAAGGCTAAGCCATTGGCAGGTTTACTTTCAAAGCAACTAGGCATTCCTGTAAATGTTAGTGTTTCGACCGATTACAATACGATCGTTGAAGCAATGGGTTCAAAGAAAGTTGACGTTGGTTTCTTACCACCTGACGCATATGTCTTAGCTCACAAACAATATAACGCTAAGGTGTTACTTCAAGCACTACGTTATAACCGGACGGAACCTGACGATAAAACCGGTAAAAAATTAGTGAACTACTACCGTGCTCAAATTTTGGTTCATAAAGGTAGCGGCATCAAGAACCTTAAGCAATTAAAGGGTAAGAAGATTGCGGTTCAAGATACTACCTCTACCGCTGGTTGGGTGTATCCAGCGGTTGAAATGTTAAAACATGGCGTAAATATCAATAAGGATAATATTAAGACGGTTCAAGTAAAGGGCCATGATCAAGGAGTATTGTCTGTATATAACAAGAATACCGATGCAGCATTTGTTTTCCAGGGTGCTCGGACTTTAGTTACTAAAGATGCTCCAGATGTGATGAAGGAAGTTGTACCAATTTATACTACTGGTAAGATTCCTAATGACACGATTACTGTTCGTGGTGATATGAGTAAGAAGTGGCAAAAGAAGATTGCTGATGCCTTTAAGAAGATCGTAAAGACCAAGAAGGGACATGAAATCATGTCATCCGTTTACTCCCATGAGGGATATGTAAATGCTAAGGATAGCGATTTTAACTCTATCCGGAAGTACGATAAAATTGCTGAAGAATTAAATAAATAA
- a CDS encoding type II toxin-antitoxin system RelE/ParE family toxin codes for MEIVYKNNKLKKQCESLKEAKKDYGFDIAKKIKKDINFIESAQDLSTVINYLPFHFHDLKGDLSGKYSIDVAGRRNPYRFIVQFDGYDKDMVFKNPSCIKIISIEKISDHYKKG; via the coding sequence ATGGAAATTGTTTATAAAAACAACAAATTAAAAAAACAATGTGAATCATTAAAAGAGGCAAAAAAAGACTATGGATTTGATATTGCAAAAAAAATTAAAAAAGATATAAATTTTATCGAATCTGCCCAAGACTTATCTACAGTTATAAATTATTTACCATTTCACTTCCATGATTTAAAGGGCGATTTAAGCGGTAAATATTCTATCGATGTAGCAGGCAGAAGAAATCCATATAGGTTTATAGTCCAATTTGATGGTTATGATAAAGATATGGTTTTTAAAAATCCTTCTTGCATTAAGATAATTAGCATAGAGAAAATTAGCGACCATTACAAAAAGGGGTGA
- the phnE gene encoding phosphonate ABC transporter, permease protein PhnE, with translation MNTEIPQKSFSQKFHVKGIAWTVILIVLLVLSSMATGVDIIGFISNFGQFTDLLVRMSNPDWQYLNVVIAPIIETIQMALIGTTIGALIAAPFSILAARNIVKNPVLRLIIRFILDLVRTLPDLLLAALFVAIVGIGPTAGVFTLAIFSFGVVSKLFYETVESIDNGPLEALEAAGANKIQVVIFAVVPQIINRFVGYFLYAFEINVRSSTVLGYLGAGGIGVYLQRSLSSFMYNQTAVIIIVILVVVVIIDTISNKLQEKLR, from the coding sequence ATGAATACAGAAATTCCTCAAAAGTCATTTAGTCAAAAATTTCATGTTAAGGGCATTGCATGGACAGTTATTTTAATAGTGCTATTAGTCCTATCATCAATGGCAACCGGTGTGGATATTATTGGCTTTATTTCTAACTTTGGTCAATTTACTGATTTGCTGGTTAGAATGTCTAATCCGGATTGGCAATATCTAAATGTTGTGATTGCGCCAATTATTGAAACCATCCAAATGGCTTTGATTGGGACTACGATTGGAGCGCTGATTGCAGCCCCATTTTCAATTTTAGCTGCAAGAAACATCGTTAAAAATCCAGTTTTAAGGTTAATCATTCGCTTCATATTGGATTTAGTTAGAACCTTACCCGATTTACTCTTGGCTGCATTGTTTGTTGCAATCGTTGGAATTGGACCTACTGCCGGGGTATTCACATTGGCGATCTTTTCGTTTGGAGTGGTGTCAAAATTATTCTATGAAACTGTTGAATCAATTGATAACGGGCCCTTGGAGGCATTAGAAGCTGCCGGAGCTAATAAAATCCAAGTAGTTATCTTTGCCGTTGTTCCCCAAATTATTAACCGCTTCGTGGGGTACTTCTTATATGCATTTGAAATTAATGTTCGTTCATCAACGGTGCTGGGGTATTTAGGTGCTGGTGGAATTGGGGTCTATTTGCAAAGATCACTATCTTCATTTATGTACAATCAAACCGCAGTGATTATTATTGTGATTCTAGTAGTCGTAGTAATTATCGATACCATCAGTAATAAACTACAGGAGAAATTAAGGTGA
- the phnE gene encoding phosphonate ABC transporter, permease protein PhnE has product MSRDQSKNNLITKYGFMFWIIVIAIVYLWAFKGLQFTGIQASAGEVSRSIFQGIFHPDWKYAYNGSGEDLVSQIIQTLAIAFLGIFISAIISFPISFWAARTDAKKRFHLRSTSGKLLLVLIRTFPEIVLAIMFIKAVGPGSFAGVLALGIHSIGMLGKLYDESIEGLDHSTNDAIIAAGGNKIQVLFLSTIPAVMPSILSYTLFQFEIAVRSATILGMVGAGGIGTPLLFAIQTRNWPRVGIILVGIIIMVAVIDWISGTLRKKLV; this is encoded by the coding sequence ATGAGTCGTGATCAATCAAAAAATAATTTAATCACTAAATATGGATTTATGTTTTGGATTATCGTAATTGCGATTGTCTACCTCTGGGCATTTAAGGGGCTCCAATTTACTGGAATCCAAGCCTCTGCTGGTGAAGTGAGCCGGTCGATTTTCCAGGGGATTTTCCACCCTGATTGGAAATATGCTTACAACGGTAGTGGTGAAGACTTGGTTAGTCAAATCATTCAAACTTTAGCCATCGCATTCTTAGGCATTTTTATCTCAGCAATTATTAGCTTTCCGATTTCATTTTGGGCTGCCCGCACCGATGCTAAAAAGCGATTTCACCTTCGATCGACTAGTGGTAAGTTATTATTAGTATTAATTAGGACGTTCCCAGAAATTGTGTTAGCCATTATGTTCATTAAGGCAGTGGGGCCAGGCTCATTTGCAGGGGTATTGGCACTTGGAATCCATTCGATTGGGATGCTAGGAAAACTATATGATGAATCGATTGAAGGGCTTGACCACAGCACTAATGATGCGATTATTGCTGCTGGTGGAAATAAAATCCAAGTATTATTTTTATCCACGATTCCAGCCGTAATGCCTTCGATTTTATCATATACGCTATTTCAATTCGAAATTGCAGTGCGCTCTGCAACCATTTTAGGAATGGTGGGTGCCGGTGGAATTGGAACGCCACTGCTTTTTGCTATCCAGACCAGAAATTGGCCTAGGGTTGGAATCATTCTTGTTGGAATTATCATTATGGTTGCTGTAATTGACTGGATTTCAGGAACCTTAAGAAAGAAGTTAGTTTAA
- a CDS encoding glycosyltransferase family 2 protein, which translates to MNWLGLLTFSLICYPILGAIYISFGIIWYEYLCSSKITHFNNYPVVSNEPLVSIIISAHNEHSTLTPTIEYLENRLCYRHYEVLIMDDGSTDDTLDIAKRLQAQYQNLRVVHISNNNGKAHALNVGIGFANGEFILSNDSDTLPEPNAINKYLTYFTGIKNRNVGAVTANMDVNNRTTLIAKSQIIEFTSIVGGIKRTQTAVSGSMYAFSGANTMYRRDALIDVGGFRQNRATEDISIAWDMAYYQWQTKFSPDIVFHMLVPEDIPSLYHQRKRWSQGGTEVWLYNFRRMVCSPIGMHRQLPIYVDNTLSILWSFALFIATVVLVIMNIDFLLTHQYARLLNLWTVNMALVAIEYLMGFVQLILSLNYDQFGMKMRYLWVAPLYISCLWLVNTVSLVMTFILACKTIFFGHSSGTWQSPR; encoded by the coding sequence ATGAATTGGCTAGGCCTGTTAACGTTCAGCTTGATTTGTTACCCCATTTTAGGGGCCATTTATATTTCATTTGGAATTATCTGGTATGAATACCTGTGTAGCAGTAAAATTACGCATTTTAATAATTATCCAGTGGTATCAAATGAGCCGCTGGTCTCAATTATCATTTCAGCCCATAATGAGCACTCAACGTTGACACCGACGATTGAATATTTGGAAAATCGACTCTGTTATCGTCACTACGAGGTGTTAATCATGGATGATGGTTCAACTGATGATACGCTTGATATTGCAAAACGCCTGCAAGCACAGTATCAAAATCTACGCGTGGTTCATATTTCGAATAATAATGGAAAAGCCCATGCATTAAACGTGGGGATCGGCTTTGCGAATGGTGAGTTTATATTAAGTAACGATTCAGATACGCTCCCGGAGCCGAATGCAATCAATAAGTATTTGACGTACTTTACCGGAATTAAAAATCGGAACGTTGGCGCTGTCACCGCTAATATGGATGTAAATAATCGGACGACCTTAATTGCAAAATCACAAATCATTGAATTTACCAGTATCGTGGGTGGGATTAAGCGGACCCAGACCGCGGTGTCAGGAAGCATGTACGCCTTTAGTGGGGCCAATACGATGTATCGCCGTGATGCATTGATCGATGTCGGCGGTTTCAGGCAGAATCGGGCCACCGAAGACATTAGCATTGCTTGGGATATGGCTTATTATCAATGGCAGACAAAGTTTTCACCAGATATCGTCTTTCACATGTTGGTCCCGGAAGATATTCCTAGCCTATACCACCAACGAAAACGCTGGTCGCAAGGGGGGACTGAGGTCTGGTTATATAACTTTCGGCGGATGGTGTGTTCGCCAATTGGGATGCATCGGCAACTACCAATCTACGTTGATAATACCCTAAGCATTCTATGGAGTTTTGCGTTATTTATTGCTACGGTTGTACTGGTGATCATGAACATCGATTTTTTACTGACCCATCAATATGCACGGCTGTTGAACCTATGGACGGTGAACATGGCCTTAGTGGCAATAGAGTATCTGATGGGGTTCGTTCAATTGATCCTATCGCTAAATTATGATCAATTTGGCATGAAGATGCGGTATCTTTGGGTGGCGCCATTGTATATTTCATGTTTATGGTTGGTAAATACCGTTTCACTAGTGATGACCTTTATTTTGGCATGTAAAACCATCTTTTTCGGCCATTCTTCTGGAACGTGGCAAAGTCCACGATAA
- a CDS encoding C39 family peptidase — protein sequence MKSTTIASEKTHAFYVKLKRSPRAYWFVPELEHQVKVRKIKIPKQVARGEFMVTRFGYFNKHAWYFFNNDPVSGWLPLKGVRDNYRRLAVNAEKQRTDDLQGSYVTSALMMLEYVGNELPLTRLRTLLSDNTNGFPMPADFFTIFVEHVGSFKNLSNKKLRRIRNQLRRERPVMMWVKNLSEQNAFAIVLTGFSKKRFFYINPITGQVNIIDKKQLLKMWKAAGYLAISY from the coding sequence GTGAAATCGACAACGATTGCCAGTGAAAAGACGCATGCTTTTTACGTTAAGCTCAAGCGTTCACCAAGGGCATACTGGTTCGTTCCCGAATTAGAACACCAAGTTAAAGTCCGTAAAATTAAAATTCCCAAGCAGGTTGCCAGGGGCGAATTTATGGTGACCAGATTCGGTTATTTTAATAAACATGCCTGGTACTTTTTTAATAATGATCCAGTGAGCGGCTGGTTGCCATTAAAGGGCGTTCGGGATAACTACCGACGCTTAGCTGTGAATGCCGAAAAACAACGGACTGATGATCTGCAGGGAAGCTACGTTACTTCAGCATTGATGATGCTAGAGTATGTGGGAAATGAACTGCCATTAACACGCTTGAGGACGCTACTTAGCGATAATACAAATGGGTTTCCGATGCCCGCTGATTTTTTTACGATCTTTGTTGAACATGTGGGTTCGTTCAAGAACCTATCGAATAAAAAATTACGACGCATCAGGAATCAATTACGGCGTGAGCGTCCGGTCATGATGTGGGTCAAAAACCTAAGTGAACAAAATGCATTTGCGATTGTTTTGACCGGCTTCAGTAAAAAACGCTTCTTTTATATTAATCCTATTACTGGGCAAGTAAACATTATCGATAAAAAACAGCTCCTCAAAATGTGGAAAGCTGCTGGTTACTTGGCCATCAGCTACTAA
- a CDS encoding acetoin reductase, with the protein MSKKVALITGAGQGIGKSIALQLSADGFEVALTGRHLDKMQAVADEINGNGGHAIAIQSDVQSKAEVDQAVAATVAKLGQLNVYVNNAGIAVVDPVAETTEAEMRRLLDINVMGALFGIQAAAKQFKKQGTPGKIINASSIAGHEGFPMLGGYSATKFAIRGLTQAAAKELAKDHITVNAYCPGIVLTPMWDEIDDKLTTLENKPKGSALKDAVDGIALGRGEEPKDVSNLVSFLASDKADYITGQAILVDGGIKYV; encoded by the coding sequence ATGAGTAAAAAAGTAGCTTTAATTACCGGTGCTGGTCAAGGAATTGGGAAGAGCATCGCATTACAACTAAGTGCAGATGGCTTTGAAGTAGCATTAACTGGTCGGCACCTAGACAAGATGCAAGCAGTTGCTGATGAAATCAATGGTAATGGCGGTCATGCAATTGCCATTCAATCAGATGTCCAATCTAAGGCCGAAGTCGATCAAGCGGTAGCAGCAACCGTTGCAAAACTCGGTCAATTAAATGTATACGTTAACAATGCTGGAATTGCAGTGGTTGATCCAGTCGCAGAAACGACCGAAGCTGAAATGCGGCGACTATTGGATATTAACGTCATGGGGGCCCTTTTTGGAATTCAAGCTGCTGCTAAGCAGTTTAAAAAGCAAGGTACTCCTGGTAAAATCATTAATGCATCATCCATTGCGGGCCACGAGGGCTTTCCAATGCTCGGTGGTTACTCCGCAACTAAGTTTGCAATTAGAGGACTGACCCAAGCTGCTGCTAAGGAACTGGCTAAGGATCACATTACCGTTAATGCTTACTGCCCTGGAATTGTGCTCACTCCAATGTGGGATGAAATTGATGATAAGCTCACCACACTAGAAAATAAGCCCAAGGGGTCTGCTTTGAAAGATGCAGTTGACGGAATCGCCCTTGGCCGCGGTGAGGAACCAAAGGATGTTTCCAATTTAGTATCATTTTTAGCAAGTGATAAAGCCGACTACATTACCGGACAGGCAATCCTAGTTGATGGTGGAATTAAGTACGTTTAA
- a CDS encoding bifunctional metallophosphatase/5'-nucleotidase codes for MVKIKILSTSDVHGYLFPTNFSGVNDQQPFGYLRAASVIKQIRAANPDEIVLFIENGDFIEGSPLTSYAFNTHDTEHLNQKLCEMVNDVKPNAMVLGNHEFNYGVDYIADTWQHRNFPILDANITGPNHSKMIDAPYQIIESHGVKIGILGLTTQYVPNWEQPANIAGLKFQSAVQTAKHYVPILKSQADIVVVAYHGGFERDLDNGKPTEQLTGENEGDELLKAVDGIDALVTGHQHRELAQLVHGIPITQPGYRGANVGEIDLELDAQKQIVNRDAKLIKTANYPVDSKLSEVVNGLQATVEKWMDQPLATINGDMRITDYMDARLHGNAYLDLINKIQMDKMGVDISGTALFNDEITGFDRTVTIRNVVNSYVFPNTLVVEQLSGADLKFALEKCASFFTLHDDGRITVSKAFSQPKLQLFNYDYYSGIEYTFDLNQPVGQRVVKVIYHGKPLLDDQTIKVVMNQYRGTGTGGYDTFSTDKVIQSDSDDMPKLIMNYLKQHRTIDAHQPDNLHIIGIDHKKI; via the coding sequence TTGGTTAAAATCAAAATTCTATCCACTAGCGATGTCCATGGCTATCTGTTTCCTACTAATTTTAGCGGCGTTAATGATCAACAACCGTTTGGTTATCTAAGGGCAGCAAGTGTTATTAAGCAGATAAGAGCAGCTAATCCAGATGAAATAGTACTATTCATTGAGAATGGTGATTTTATTGAGGGTTCTCCGCTGACTTCGTATGCATTTAATACTCATGATACTGAGCACTTGAATCAAAAGCTATGTGAAATGGTCAACGATGTAAAGCCGAATGCAATGGTTCTAGGCAATCATGAATTTAACTACGGTGTTGATTACATTGCTGATACCTGGCAGCACCGTAATTTTCCTATTTTAGATGCTAATATAACGGGTCCAAATCATTCCAAAATGATTGATGCCCCATATCAAATCATTGAATCCCATGGGGTTAAAATTGGGATTTTGGGGTTAACCACTCAATATGTTCCCAATTGGGAACAGCCTGCCAATATTGCGGGGCTTAAATTTCAATCGGCTGTTCAAACCGCTAAACATTATGTCCCAATCTTAAAATCACAAGCTGACATTGTAGTAGTTGCTTACCACGGTGGCTTTGAACGGGATTTAGACAATGGCAAACCAACTGAACAACTAACCGGTGAAAATGAGGGTGATGAGTTACTCAAAGCGGTGGATGGCATCGATGCATTAGTAACTGGGCACCAGCACCGTGAACTAGCGCAATTGGTTCATGGCATTCCCATTACACAACCCGGATATCGTGGTGCGAACGTTGGCGAGATTGATTTAGAATTAGATGCTCAAAAACAGATTGTTAATCGAGATGCGAAGTTAATTAAGACCGCGAACTATCCAGTAGATAGTAAATTATCTGAAGTGGTCAATGGACTACAAGCCACCGTTGAAAAGTGGATGGATCAACCATTGGCGACAATCAATGGGGACATGCGAATTACAGATTATATGGATGCCAGACTCCATGGAAATGCATATCTCGACTTAATTAATAAGATTCAAATGGATAAAATGGGCGTGGATATTTCCGGAACCGCCCTGTTCAATGATGAAATTACTGGATTTGATAGGACTGTAACCATCAGAAACGTGGTAAACAGCTATGTATTTCCAAATACTTTGGTTGTCGAGCAACTTAGTGGAGCTGACCTAAAGTTTGCACTAGAAAAGTGCGCTAGCTTCTTTACGTTGCACGATGACGGAAGGATAACCGTATCAAAGGCGTTCTCACAACCTAAGTTACAGCTATTTAATTATGATTATTATTCAGGAATTGAATATACCTTTGACTTGAATCAACCAGTAGGGCAACGGGTCGTGAAGGTAATTTACCATGGGAAACCACTGCTAGATGATCAAACCATTAAAGTGGTCATGAATCAATACCGTGGCACTGGGACTGGCGGATATGATACGTTTTCAACGGATAAGGTAATTCAAAGTGATTCTGATGATATGCCTAAATTAATTATGAATTATTTGAAGCAACATCGAACGATTGATGCTCATCAGCCTGATAATTTACACATTATTGGAATTGACCATAAGAAGATATAG
- the phnC gene encoding phosphonate ABC transporter ATP-binding protein has product MIEPAIAFKDVQKVYDSGTIGLKDINLEIQKGEFIAVVGLSGAGKSTLLRSINKMHDITSGDILIDGKSIVNYKSKKLRALRRNIGMIFQNFNLVKQRTVQRNVLNGRVGFYPTWKSVLGLFSKADKNKAVESLKTVNLLDKLYTRTDQLSGGQQQRVAIARTLMQDPKIILADEPVASLDPVTSEAVMDDLKNLNEQLGITVVVNLHSVELAMKYASRIIGLRSGQLVYDQPINNVSNGDFDKIYDKAGH; this is encoded by the coding sequence ATGATAGAACCAGCCATTGCTTTTAAGGACGTCCAAAAGGTTTATGATAGTGGAACGATTGGACTTAAAGATATCAATTTAGAGATTCAAAAGGGTGAATTTATAGCTGTTGTGGGGCTTTCTGGAGCCGGGAAGAGTACCCTTTTAAGATCAATCAACAAGATGCATGATATCACAAGTGGCGATATCCTAATTGATGGTAAATCAATCGTGAACTATAAATCTAAAAAACTGCGTGCGTTAAGACGGAACATTGGGATGATTTTTCAAAATTTTAACTTAGTTAAACAAAGAACCGTCCAACGCAATGTTTTGAACGGCCGGGTGGGTTTTTATCCGACTTGGAAGAGTGTCCTGGGCTTATTTAGCAAAGCGGATAAGAATAAGGCGGTTGAATCACTAAAGACCGTCAACTTGTTGGATAAATTATACACAAGAACTGATCAACTATCCGGCGGACAGCAACAGCGGGTGGCAATTGCCAGAACCTTAATGCAAGATCCTAAGATTATTTTAGCTGATGAACCCGTAGCATCACTAGACCCGGTCACTTCTGAAGCCGTGATGGATGATTTAAAGAATTTAAATGAACAGCTAGGGATTACGGTTGTTGTTAATTTGCATTCAGTGGAATTAGCAATGAAGTACGCTAGTCGAATCATTGGGTTACGGAGTGGACAGTTGGTTTATGATCAACCTATCAATAACGTTTCTAATGGTGATTTTGATAAAATTTATGATAAAGCGGGGCATTAA